A single genomic interval of Spinacia oleracea cultivar Varoflay chromosome 6, BTI_SOV_V1, whole genome shotgun sequence harbors:
- the LOC110802097 gene encoding uncharacterized protein isoform X2 translates to MVSQATFCADLIAALLLRATGQKLQSAYCQSLKALGVEKILGGSEFYASGDISALFYLWNPLTILTCMGSSTSPIENFLVILSIYGACKRLIPLAAVGWVLATHISLYPAVLLIPVILLLGYGPDAPPKKLFLQKISRETAKDSSDSSLQHVKPITGSALPSFSWRPVILFLLWASAWSIYILVLCGISVRQNGGLQEMFKRTYGFILTVEDLSPNIGVLWYFFAEVFDFFRNFFLIVIHMNILFMILPLAIRMKHRPCFLAFVYVAICSMLKTYPSVADSALYLGLFGLFINQLADMHFSFVLFCGYIGVNLLSPVMHNLWIWRGTGNANFYYATAIAYAALQIILVVDSASAMLNHDRRLRKLTTA, encoded by the exons ATGGTCAGCCAAGCCACATTTTGTGCAG ATTTGATTGCTGCATTGCTTCTCCGAGCAACTGGTCAGAAGCTTCAATCAGCATATTGCCAGAGTTTGAAAGCACTAGGCGTTGAAAAAATATTGGGAGGCTCAG AATTTTACGCCTCTGGGGACATTTCAGCTCTATTTTACCTGTGGAATCCTTTGACGATCCTTACATGCATGGGATCATCGACATCTCCCATTGAAAACTTTCTTGTGATTTTGTCTATTTATGGAGCATGTAAAC GTTTGATACCTCTGGCAGCTGTTGGATGGGTATTGGCTACTCATATATCACTTTATCCAGCAGTTCTGCTTATACCG gtgatcctCTTGCTCGGCTATGGTCCAGATGCACCTCCAAAGAAATTGTTTTTGCAAAAGATTTCCAGAGAGACTGCAAAGGATTCTAGTGATAGTAGTTTGCAGCATGTGAAACCAATCACTGGTTCGGCATTACCTTCTTTTTCATGGCGACCAGTTATCTTATTCCTATTATGGGCGTCAGCTTGGTCAATTTATATTCTGGTTCTGTGTGGAATCTCTGTCAGACAGAATGGTGGTTTACAAGAGATGTTTAAGAG GACCTATGGATTTATTTTGACAGTGGAGGATTTGTCTCCAAATATAGGTGTTTTATG GTACTTCTTCGCAgaagtttttgattttttcagAAACTTTTTCCTGATAGTGATCCACATGAACATTCTCTTCATGATATTGCCATTGGCCATACGGATGAAACATCGGCCTTGTTTCTTGGCTTTTGTCTATGTTGCCATCTGTTCAATGCTGAAGACTTACCCGTCA GTTGCAGATTCTGCTTTGTACCTTGGTTTGTTTGGCTTGTTTATCAATCAGTTAGCAG ATATGCATTTCTCTTTTGTCCTCTTCTGTGGGTATATTGGTGTTAATCTCCTGAGTCCTGTTATGCACAATCTTTGGATATGGAGG GGAACTGGGAATGCCAATTTCTACTATGCAACTGCTATAGCTTATGCTGCCCTCCAG ATCATTTTGGTGGTGGATAGTGCAAGTGCAATGCTTAACCATGACAGACGGTTAAGGAAGTTGACTACTGCATAG
- the LOC110802097 gene encoding uncharacterized protein isoform X1, with the protein MGEEDSTKSSTKTKEVTRFWEWAIAAIIFRLVLIYFFPDILSQLASRPEVSTPVTSLRRLAEGYWLKKQASISPYAGSMYHGSPLLLSVLGPLTVRNIDGQPSHILCSLLFVIADLIAALLLRATGQKLQSAYCQSLKALGVEKILGGSEFYASGDISALFYLWNPLTILTCMGSSTSPIENFLVILSIYGACKRLIPLAAVGWVLATHISLYPAVLLIPVILLLGYGPDAPPKKLFLQKISRETAKDSSDSSLQHVKPITGSALPSFSWRPVILFLLWASAWSIYILVLCGISVRQNGGLQEMFKRTYGFILTVEDLSPNIGVLWYFFAEVFDFFRNFFLIVIHMNILFMILPLAIRMKHRPCFLAFVYVAICSMLKTYPSVADSALYLGLFGLFINQLADMHFSFVLFCGYIGVNLLSPVMHNLWIWRGTGNANFYYATAIAYAALQIILVVDSASAMLNHDRRLRKLTTA; encoded by the exons ATGGGAGAAGAAGACAGCACAAAATCATCGACAAAGACGAAGGAGGTAACGAGATTCTGGGAATGGGCAATTGCAGCAATCATCTTCAGACTTGTACTCATCTACTTCTTCCCAGATATCCTCTCTCAGTTAGCCTCCCGACCCGAAGTCTCCACCCCTGTCACTTCCCTCCGCCGCC TTGCTGAGGGCTACTGGTTGAAGAAGCAGGCATCAATTTCCCCTTATGCTG GATCTATGTACCACGGGTCTCCTTTGCTGCTCTCAGTGCTTGGTCCTTTAACTGTTAGAAA CATTGATGGTCAGCCAAGCCACATTTTGTGCAG TCTGCTTTTTGTGATTGCAGATTTGATTGCTGCATTGCTTCTCCGAGCAACTGGTCAGAAGCTTCAATCAGCATATTGCCAGAGTTTGAAAGCACTAGGCGTTGAAAAAATATTGGGAGGCTCAG AATTTTACGCCTCTGGGGACATTTCAGCTCTATTTTACCTGTGGAATCCTTTGACGATCCTTACATGCATGGGATCATCGACATCTCCCATTGAAAACTTTCTTGTGATTTTGTCTATTTATGGAGCATGTAAAC GTTTGATACCTCTGGCAGCTGTTGGATGGGTATTGGCTACTCATATATCACTTTATCCAGCAGTTCTGCTTATACCG gtgatcctCTTGCTCGGCTATGGTCCAGATGCACCTCCAAAGAAATTGTTTTTGCAAAAGATTTCCAGAGAGACTGCAAAGGATTCTAGTGATAGTAGTTTGCAGCATGTGAAACCAATCACTGGTTCGGCATTACCTTCTTTTTCATGGCGACCAGTTATCTTATTCCTATTATGGGCGTCAGCTTGGTCAATTTATATTCTGGTTCTGTGTGGAATCTCTGTCAGACAGAATGGTGGTTTACAAGAGATGTTTAAGAG GACCTATGGATTTATTTTGACAGTGGAGGATTTGTCTCCAAATATAGGTGTTTTATG GTACTTCTTCGCAgaagtttttgattttttcagAAACTTTTTCCTGATAGTGATCCACATGAACATTCTCTTCATGATATTGCCATTGGCCATACGGATGAAACATCGGCCTTGTTTCTTGGCTTTTGTCTATGTTGCCATCTGTTCAATGCTGAAGACTTACCCGTCA GTTGCAGATTCTGCTTTGTACCTTGGTTTGTTTGGCTTGTTTATCAATCAGTTAGCAG ATATGCATTTCTCTTTTGTCCTCTTCTGTGGGTATATTGGTGTTAATCTCCTGAGTCCTGTTATGCACAATCTTTGGATATGGAGG GGAACTGGGAATGCCAATTTCTACTATGCAACTGCTATAGCTTATGCTGCCCTCCAG ATCATTTTGGTGGTGGATAGTGCAAGTGCAATGCTTAACCATGACAGACGGTTAAGGAAGTTGACTACTGCATAG